ttacttacctataaggccctaaatggtttagctcctgcgtatctaactagccttctaccacgctacaatccatcacgctccctaaggtcacaaaacgctggactttaggtagttcctaggatagcaaagtccactaaaggaggtagagctttttcacatttggctcccaaactctggaatagccttcctgataatgttcggggttcagacacactctctctgtttaaatctagattaaaaacatatctctttcaccaagcattcgaataatgcatctcttaaattgtgactgcagttgcatctgatcaaatgcgcattcttattctttagcttgggttaatctaataaattttactttgttggaacagcagctatgctaatgatgtctctatttgtttctctgttttgccacgggaggatttacacaagctccagtctggatccagaacacttgagaagagatgatgctgaacctcagaggaccccagatgatgctaaccctgaatcaacaaacagaactaacaaatattgctacaagtgtgactgcatcatataataattgctgttaataatgttcatcgtctggctgactacgtcttgtattcattttttcagaaaaatcctgtcatacgcgcacaaactgacagtcaccacttataagctactactaaatattgtagaaacgtaattttctgtaaagttgctttgtaaggatttgtattgtaaaagcgctatacaaataaacttgaattgaattgaatagatttggaatgacatggagtTCATTGTTTAGTGTTTATTGACATGATGATATAAAATGTGAACAACTTTCATTTCATTACCCTCTGAGGTACCATTCATAATTGTATTTTTCCATAACCTAAAACTGTAAAAACCTTCATCATATAACAaccaaataccgtattttccagactataagtcacactttttttcatagtttggctgatcctgcgacttacagtcaggtgcgacttatttatcaaaattaatttgacatgaactgagagaaatgaaccaagagaaaacattactgtctacagccgcgagagggcgctctatgctgctcagtgctactGTAGTCTaaactgaagacatagagcgccctctcgcggctgtagacggtaatgttttctcttggttcttggttctaaataaatacgacttatagtccagtgcaacttatatgtttttttcctcatcatgacgtatttttagactgatgcgacttatactcaggtgcgacttatagtccgaaaaatacggtaagtaacatttttacactgacagaaatcttttaaatatttagttgaaGGACATCATTACAGCAAAAAGAGATGCacccaaattatatatataaatatttttttttcattattgttagcaaaactaaacatttacCTGAAAACTGAAGCTGAAAAAAATTGTGTCAGTTAAATTTTGGTAATTGGACTGTTACCAGCTGTAGTTAAACGTCACTGATTTCGGGCCTCCAAAACTATTTCAGATGAAACTTATATTATTTCTTTTCTGTTTCGCCCCAATATTGTTGGTTGTGAAAATTTCAGTGCAGCACAAACAGTAAACACTACTACTTCATAAAACTGAATGGTTGTAATTGTAATCACTGAAGAGTTACTGTTCGATCAGCTCCTCTTGCTCCTCCCCTCCCTCTTCTCAAGCCTCTTCCTCCTCTTGTCACACCAAACCCACCCCTTCCTCTGCCTCGTCCACCACCCATAATGTTTCCTTGTCCTCTAGCTCGTCCACCACCAACGATATTTCCTCTTCCGCTGCCTCGTCCACCACCTATAATGTTTCCTTGTCCTCTAACTCGTCCACCACCAATGATATTTCCTCTTCCTCTGCCTCTTCCACCTCCTCCAAgagctcctcttcctcttccccaGCCCCGTCCTAGCCCTCTTAACCTCAGGTCAGTGAAACGGTCATTAAGGTATACGGCAGTCTGCAAAACAAGATAAAAACAGAGGCTCTACAAGCTGAAGAACAGTTTAATCatgcattttttataaaatgtattgtctTTACACTAGTGTTGtcatggtaccaaaatttcagtattcggtaccgataccagtgaaaatccatggttctcggtaccaatttcggtaccaaagcaaaacacaaaaatatgctaattaaaaaaaactaaaaaactttttatcactaaaaataaaaccagttccattctttatacttatttacaattgtgtttaaagtttttctacaagtaatataattatgaaaaaccgtaaacaaatttaatttgtcttttaattaatgaaatttaaacatttgattttttggtaaataaagaggatttgctattaaaataaaacatggaagaaatattttgtgatttatttctttaaaaaaaaattattaattttttcaacagtagtagcagtatcacatcctttctactaaataatagtaatatttctagcacaatgcctttaagtaaaaatgaacttattttgatgggttgccgtgaatacctttaaattgacactggttttactcaaattaaatggtaaaatgcttgtgaagtgactcagaacagttgtggtgatgttgtttatgtatttatgtcctcattgagacggcagatgctgaaattactgcaagcgtcacgtcacgcacttcagtctatgtagtaaacaaaccattcattcattcacacagagacgcgcagaacatgcaggatttagatttcaaccaacttttgcggcttaacatttacagatactggtccatatggagatttaatttgattaattaatgctaactttgacaaattctgtgactgtccatattaaaatgttagtttcattttcatgattgGATTTTCAGATTCTGTcagcgttttctgcttcgcagaAATAGCGCTGTATGAATCCATAACCGACctgtacttaaagaaacctgctaccgtcacatgttcatttttttgttccgacttggtaccgaagtaccgggtcttttgacaacactactttacacagataataaaatgcattaaatgtctGACTCCTACTTTACTGGGTATACAGGCTCTGCCGGACTGTTAAACTCACCTGGTTAGTGGCTGCTTTGTAGTTAAATTGCAGAGGAATCCCCTTAGGTGAAGAAGTACTGGATCCTCCAGATGATCTGCCCCTTAACACTGCCCCACCCCTCCTAACCTGATTAGATGTCTTCCTGATGGAGTgaaaagagtgtgagagagacaaaGAAAAGATAAACAAAGAGAAATATACAACCAGTGAATGAGAAAGAAGTCAGATGGTGCATTTACTCACACAGCGACAGGTGCAGATTTAGCATTTGGCAGAGAAACTGTGAGCGTGGAGCCAGATGGTGCTGTTCTTcgacttcagtgtgtgtgtgcatgtgggtgtgacagacacagagagagaaaaaaagagcagAGACAATTAGTTTACACGCCTTGAGAATACTTTTTGGAATATAGAGTCATATTCTCATTTAATTCAAACTCACCTTCTTATCGTCTGATACCTTTGTAATTTCTCAGCTCTGTTTGTAGCAGTAAACTGAAGTAACAAAGACAGAAATGTAggtctaaaatatattaacacgAAGGTCAATCCATGTATAAGTTGTGTATaatgtgaatgtttttttatcattattaataaagATTGTCCTTCTTACCCCTCTGTCTAATAGAAATGGTCTTCCACCCCTCTGTCCTCTTGCTGACAATGCACCcctacaacaacaacagcaatcaAACACTTATATATTAAACTGCAGACTGTTCTAAGGTGAGtttatagctcttttttcttaAAGTTAATTGCTACTTCTAAAAAGATTCAATATTTTTTGCAACAACCCATAAAATACTGAGAGTTTACCAGATGTCACCCAATACATCTTTCTCCCCATTTATTCTTGTTGtattttaactatatattaaaagtctcatgctcactaaggctgcattcatttgctcaaaaatacagtaaaagcagtaatattatcaaatattatatgatttaaaatatcagttttctattttattacattttaaaaattaatttattcctgtggtgccaAATCTTGAATGAAAGCAGttattaatccagtcttcagtgttacattatccttcagaaatcattctaatatgctgatttggagcgTAATAAAGCAATAAGTCccaagaagccgtggtttacagtgaatttagaaCAGCTAAGTGGCGTTGTTAGGCACGAAGTGAAGCtgagttataaattcactgtaaacctcTGCTTCATGGGGCTTactgcttttataaaacagttattccatatacgtagtaaggtttcacagaataaaacagagcaaataaagtgtaatgatatgaataaaaacagttttcttccaccaaacaatgtagttcctcagaaacagttgtggttgcCAATCAATCCACAGAAgcaaacaaaggtgtatgtttgtagtgtaatttacaaAAGCTTTGAAcatggctcaaccaatcagaatcaaggactgaaCCTTTTTGTTTGtggattttttcaggattctttaatgaatagaaatcttttgtaatatgtgaccctggaccacaaaacttgaGTTTTCAGAaagctttcaattgatgtatagtttgttaTGATCGGACAATATCTGgccgagatacagctatttgaacaTCTGTAATCTGATGGTGCAAATAAaccgaaatactgagaaaatcccctttgaatttttccaaatgaattcttagcaatgcatattactaatcaaaaattaagttttaatatatttacagtaggaattctttttttttttggctattgctacaaatataccccagcgactggttttgtgctccagggtcacatattataaatctttactatcactttgaTCAAGCAAATTGCTCCTTGCCGGACAGAACTAATAATTTCTtaatacttaatttaaaaaactctactggctccaaacttttgaacggtagtgtatatctCTGCCTTTGTGTGTCTTCAAGGTCGGAATTCTTAGAGATGATAAACTGCAGCTGCATCATCATAAGCTTCTCTCTGAAGCAACACAGACAATATGTCCATGCAACCAAGGCTGAAATGGTCAATTACTTTTCTCTTCTGCAACTGTGACTTTCAGTGTTTATGGTTATGCAGACATTATGGCTTCAAATAGAATCTTCAAATAGATTGGGCTATACattgtatataaatgtgtgtgtgtgtgtgtgtgtgtgtgtgtgtgtttgtgtgtgtgtgtgtgtgtgtgtatatatatatatatatatatatatatacacacacacacacacacacaggagtagtcgagagagagaaggactgctgacgCATACCTGACCCGGAAGAAGTAACCCGGAAGTGATTACGATAGTGTGTTGATGATAGACCTctgacactagcttgctctattctttttctgttctatctgttttctttttatttattatattatttaaaagcccttccTATGTGTACTGTATTAAGCTAAaggagacttgttatagcacttatatatcattactctttttgttgtttttgattgcttccactgtcctcatttgtaagtcgctttggataaaagcgtctgctaaatgaataaatgtaaatgtaaatgtaaaacattggaAGACTACTTCCCATGAAAACCAGTTCTCATGAGTTCCTGTGTCAACCTTCACCTCTTCTGTTGGCACATATATCATAATATCCTATCGTCCTGCTCACAGTTGAATTGTAGAGTATATAATAAATGCTTAATCATATAACAATAGGTACTTTAGACTGAGATTCTTGAATTTTATCTATATTCATACGTTGTCACCATTTTAATAATTAAGCATGATACTGTactgtattattagtattatagtacattttatcattcaaattttgtttagatattaaagtaaaaaaacaaaacataacatattCCAGTTTTATGAGTGATCATGTTTGAATGAATGAAGAGTGTAGAACCTGCTCAGTccgcctcctcttcctcttcctcttcctcttcctctgaaTGTCCCCCTCGATGTGAATGTGGTCTGATCAAACAGTTCACCGCTCTATGATACACATTTAAAACGTTGTTGAAAAAAAAGTTATCGTATTAACATAGGACACAGGGTATTCGATTGAAAACAACCGGTTTCAATTATTTAACCTTATTTTAGGACCAGAAACAATACAATGACTTATACCGTGACAGTGGCAGCAGCTATATTTAATGAACCCCTTCTCGATATCATGTCCCTCCCGGATCCCATTTGTCTCCTCAAACCTCTCGCCCTGCCAGGCCCTGTGAGACAAACCTCTGTGAGAAACTTACAAGTGCTTATACAGTTCACCTGAAGCATTTTTAAAACAGATCAGGCCAGGCAGAAGTCCAAGCAGTCCAAATGTGTCAGCTGTCATAAACGATAAGAGTCTTAAGTATCAGATGCTTGCCTCGGTACTGCTGCGCTCCTCGTCTGAGTCCCCTCTGCTGCTGGGGAACCTGGTTGAGTTTCTTCAAGACGTTGTTCCTGTTAGCAGCTCGTTTAGTTTTAGCTCGGCTCGCATTCAGTTCCTTCTTATTCAGCTTTATAATGTCATCTGtgaaatcaaaatgaacaaaGTGTTTCACCTCTGGTTTATTTTAAAAGAGGCtctaaaatagaaaactatttcaATTGAAAGATTAATGATATGAATTACATATAGGATAATATTTGTGTAGCCTATATATCTTGTTTGAGCTAAATACTGTGGCTACTGTACAGATGGATGaggtttttattatacatttactatAACTTGCTTCATTTTATTCTTTAACAATCACACATCTTTTCGTTCATTTATTATCACGCTAAACTCAAGGTAAATGACGTGTGTGCACGAGCAGGTTGGTGTGACAGCTGTTGAATGTATGTGACAGCTGACCGCTGTTGCTCTCTCTCCACGTCAACACAGAAGCGAAACCCACGGATCCTGCCAACTCACCCAAATCGCAAAACACTTTAAGTTTATGTCTCGCCTCGCAGTTACCAACCTAATGACAAGTCGATTTTGTTGTCCGAGCTTGAAGCGTGAGGCTCCTGCATTTGCTCAGTACTCTCCATCTGAACATCATTCTCCCCCATTTCGTCCCCAAACGTCGTTAGGCAGGCAAAAGTTTCAGAAGCGTCGCGTGAATCGAAAAAGCCAAAGTCTTTAAACACTCGATAgctttgcaatgccttttgaataaagtccgcaatatcattccatatccGAAGGTGTCCAAACAGAAACGCTAATGACGAGACGAACTATGAAAACTTTTTAAATCGAGCCGGTTTCAAGGCGCTTTCTTTTGTGTCGATCAGGTGAATAGTGAGTGCTAGCAGTGTGACCCGCCCAGCAGCGATGAGTCTGACGAGAGCCCGATATAGCGCTGTCTAATCCGGCAGGGCAGGTCTTTCAAGGCGCTTTACAACACAACTAGCGGCAGGAATTCAGTTCTTAACTTTCcctcagttatttttgttatcatAATCACagacaaaacatgttttttttagagTTAATCCAACCTGTTAATGGACTTTGTATTAAAACACTTTTGAAATGAATAATACAACTGAAGAAAAGCCGTTGTTTAGTTTACATTTaaacctgggggggggggggggggggggttaaatgtaaacaaaacaacGGCTTTTCCTCAGTTGTATTCATTTCAAAAGTGTTTTAATACAAAGTCCATTAAcatattttttctacaatagaatacaatacaatacagtacaatactCAAATTCTAAACACAATTATAAAACCTACTCAGAGTTTATTCAGTATTTATTgctaatttgtattattagtGGCGAGTATTTTCTCCATTCAGCCGCCAGGGCTCGCCTCTGAGCTCAGGGCACACGGCCAGGTTTTCTGTGCCACACTAACCACAACTGAACACCCGCCGGGCACCAGACGAAAGAAGATAAGACACGCCCTAAAATGAAAGTAAGTCAACCACCTTTCAACCTCACTTCACTCAACAGTTACCTCAAAGACTTTGAAAAAGCGCCTTAATTATGACTTAATTATAGTTCAATGACTTAATTAAACTTAATTATAACTCTAGCTTTTGAAACTGCTTCAATCACTATCCATTCTTCGCGCATCACATAAATATTCCCGATGATAAATAACATCATACTGCTTCacttatagaaaataaaaagcaaaacattaattaattttctTGGTTTAACACTAAACCTGCCGTCAGAGCTGAGCTAATCCCCCGCCCCTTTCCAGTGGTAGCCCATCCCCTCCCCACCTCGGTCTGCGCATGCGCGGCACGCCAGGCAGCCCTCTATTATTATTGTAAGAATAATTGCAAATGGCGGCGAATCAGGGAGCTGTGGGACCTGCTGTGGCTCTCCAGAGCCAGCATTATCCCAACGTCGCGCACTGGAACCCGGGCGTGATGCAACAGCAGCAGCACCCGCTACACACCGCGCGCAGTCTGGAACGCGCGCTGGAAGACGCCGTCTGCTCCGGGATGCTCAACATCAGCGGGAGAAAACTGCGCGACTACCCGGGGCTCAACTACGACCTGACCGATACTACACAAGCAGGTGGGTCCGTCAGATGTGGGCTAATCTCCATGTGTGTTCCACTGACCCGCTTCTCGCGACTCTTGGTCTGAGAGGACAACAAAAGACATGCAGCGAGGAGCGTGGGTGCATTTTTGTTGCATTTGCGTGTTGTCAGTGGGTGTTTGTGTATTGGCTACAATAGCCAGGGCACATGGTGCTTGTATCTCGCTTTCGGTCGTGTTTATCATATCCAGCGTGGTGTGACAAACCCAATTATAGCTGGCATTAGAAATACTGTCTAAAGGCATCAGCTTCCCTGGTTGTTTTAGTTTCACATTTCACTTTCTCACCAAACCATATTTCATGTATGAATAAAACTAGAGAAAGCTCTTCAGCTGGAAGAGCCCATCTTCATTAACCTTTGCTCCAGTAATTCAGCAGCTTTTAACATGCAGACACGTAGAAATAACATTGCACCTTATCGGTGAGCACGCGACAACCCTAGAATGCTCCTTTTATTTTTGACAAAGcagttttatttgtaattatgggAACAGTTTTTTAAGTGGATAGGGTGTTGAACGATGGTGAAAGTCATTATTTAAATGGACCATAAGTGCAGATAGAGACTGTAGTGCCAGACAAAAGATGCTGTCTTTATAATCTATCACGCGCCTTTCTTCATGCTCTCAGTGGAAATCAATGCGCAAGCAAGCCTGGATAAATACAAGCACGCATTTTACTACTATTTAGTATTACGATTTAGATGTATTAAACGATATTGTTAATCTAAATAATGTTTGGTGTGTACAAGTGGGCTGGACTATTATTTATAGGCTACTGCAGCATAATGTGGATTAGctatatttcagttatttttggaGATGTGGTTCGAAATGAAATGGCTGGTTGTCTTTCGGAAGTGTCTGTGGTCTGTACTGCTGGTCTTGCTGCAGCAAACAGCCATTGAGATGTGAAGCAGACAGTGGGAGGAGTGACACTAACCCATTCATTCACACCATCGTGGCTACACTCCCATTCAACTGTATTGAGTTACACTTGGAAATAGGTCTTTTGTGTATATTTGGCCGTCTTGCATCCAATTAAACTGTATGAAGGGCGTTTTTTTTATATTGAGCCTTGTTTTGATTTTCTCAACGCTGGACATTCATACAATGGTATCCCTGTTTCTTTCAGGGTCGTTGGCATACAGATGACATTCGTTGATAGTATAAAGCTGCTTGAGTGCGcttttgtttgtgtgcatgtgtatgcatCTATTTGAAAGAGGAAATAGTTGAAATTTGTGCCAGATTGTCACCTATACGAGGAAGTGACTTTGTTGCCAGCTCAACTGAAAAAAGAGAAGAAAGCCCTCAACTTGCAATCTGTGTTCACATTTGTATTTTGTAagattgtttgtttgcttgttagtttttgtgtgtgtttgacagtttGACTAGGCTTGAGTATATGGTAAGCATGTGTGTGGTGTGGGTCTGTTCCAGTGGCTCAAGTGTCCCACTTGGCAGTCCTTGCTATGATTGGCTGTGTTTGGCCACAAACTTATCACTGGAGTACGAAGACATCCCCGAGTCTCTGATGTTAAATTGTGACAAAGTTGAACAATTTCCTTTCGTtgtctttcttgctttctttttcaCCACCACTTTTCACTGTTTTGATAATTTATGATGTAAACAACAGTAAACGGTTTGCTGTGTGTAGTGTTGTCATCATATGTGTCTTCATTGATAAACTAGATCCCAATTCTGTGAATTGtcttggtttaaaaaataatatgcattttagGTCTGGGTATCGGTTGCTAGTTGCTACCTCACAATATGATACCTGTACATTGTCCTAATTCAGTacagtatcatttttttttttgatcagttTCAATCCCTTTTACACAGTTTGGTTTAATATTGTTCAGTACTTAGTTTATCATGCCACGAATGTACAAGGTTTTGGTGTTTACACTTATTTAGATTACCtgcttcctcattatttaggaatttgtatgaattaaaatgtaatctaagcaataaaaaataatgacaattttaaaGTGTAAGAGTTATTTTAGTAAAtatggtattatttatataccattatagtagtgttgtcaaaagacccggtacttcggtaccaagtcggtactaaaaaaatgaaaatgtcacggtaccaggtttctgtaagtaccggtggtaccgaggaccctttcaaacccggttcttgatgcatacagcgctatgatttccgcgaagcagaaaacgcggacggaatctcaaaatccagtcatgaaaatgaaacttacattttaatatggacagtcacggaatttgtcaaagttagcattaattaatcaaatcaaatctccatatggaccagtatctgtaaatgttaagccgcaaaagttggttgaaatctgcatcctgcatgttctgcgtgcatgtctctgtgtgaatgaatgaatggtttgtttagtacatagactgaagcgcatgacgcttgcaataatgaggacataaatacacaaacaactagggctgggacaacgcgtcgaggtcatcgatgacgtcgacgcaaaaaatacgttgacgcaaaatatgcgcatcgattcgtcaacCTGTTTTTATtcctctaaaaaacgtttgcaaaacgtttaccttgtgcgctgaatatacgcgatggccggatcaacattctgtccaacgttatataaccaatccaggggttttttgcattgatctttttttttggcggctgtcaaagccttatttgatcggtgagtaatgtagaatagaatgacagTGCTgcacctgacagggcgcgtacgagagagagagccccggctgtgcgcgcgcactcacattcttcaaacaacacgagcgcttattgctttctctctcccttgtgtatattaatcaaaatcattaaacacgatagaaaaagggcgaaacacccaagtttcacgcgcgctcgcgcactcacagtcttcaaactacacgagcgctgtctctctctctctctctcgctctctctccctatctccctcgtgcatattaaccaaaatcattagacacgatagaaaaagggcggaacgccaaagtttcacgtggagcattcggagattttttttctacatgacaggctgctggctcccactgttaatttttatttttaattttttggaaaagcactctctgtattagcttaaagccctaaagtttacattggttactgtattctttcaattgctcta
Above is a window of Carassius carassius chromosome 4, fCarCar2.1, whole genome shotgun sequence DNA encoding:
- the LOC132130579 gene encoding uncharacterized protein LOC132130579, which gives rise to MGENDVQMESTEQMQEPHASSSDNKIDLSLDDIIKLNKKELNASRAKTKRAANRNNVLKKLNQVPQQQRGLRRGAQQYRGPGRARGLRRQMGSGRDMISRRGSLNIAAATVTSGELFDQTTFTSRGTFRGRGRGRGRGGGLSRGALSARGQRGGRPFLLDRGFTATNRAEKLQRYQTIRSRRTAPSGSTLTVSLPNAKSAPVAVKTSNQVRRGGAVLRGRSSGGSSTSSPKGIPLQFNYKAATNQTAVYLNDRFTDLRLRGLGRGWGRGRGALGGGGRGRGRGNIIGGGRVRGQGNIIGGGRGSGRGNIVGGGRARGQGNIMGGGRGRGRGGFGVTRGGRGLRRGRGGARGADRTVTLQ